A stretch of the Vanacampus margaritifer isolate UIUO_Vmar chromosome 6, RoL_Vmar_1.0, whole genome shotgun sequence genome encodes the following:
- the LOC144053176 gene encoding cyclic nucleotide-gated channel beta-1-like isoform X3, translated as MFNWVVKVVPHPPGSPQTDADIKNPAGIKQEGSKSRDAKSPPLKNTGDASEDSQSQAGVLGWLSNGFASTLPQPAGSPHLDSKSVVDGERSGVIGWVTHSLTKVLPQPDDKYREVNDCNQEEHTEVYEVTTMPDYDPLPHIPVVEMVSEDEAEEESQSVFPPNVVTWIKQKIPQPILIPANSVPIEPKPKKTPRSSLDKILSPPPESLSGISLDTDSKASAVVGWFVSGLGLKLPQPVLPLQNDTEPTADVLKKASTKLNPDMVLEDVDSDNEGHDTSAHTQQTVAQRRRSSSSMHLHRCAETSQVPQSSHPALAQILREDAETQTGRWTPLVESIRREAEGVALATMEERLLQEREEMALIAAEVARQAAEMAVRQLASEGQSIKLSLGSQELLEEPDAELQVLQQGNHLVIIAKEELLVVEEQEESNAEEETIIEEDKGEPKKEVEPRAISPSPPPGPQPVKASESERVQQAAVQRQEEISQAEPVTQQPQKADKDIQDAKTDEKRNATEDECGGSSRLSLRPAVTVEDVDSHCEKAGDGKGKELLTPQDPRLTTLTVPVAPTGGRQSKGDKDRRLQSQSEDDDEEARVPVRAWASQSSIHSFDDPLRERPSSSASQTSTAVNERLQELVRMFKERTEKAKEKLIDPDSSDEDSIILSPPKAPALQPAPATQPVDKEDADELPGPSGGRADSEADEEKSDRQVKSTRRTRASARFRFPASIDPFTNLMYVLWMFLVSLAWNWNVWFIPVRWAFPYQTPGNIYYWLLTDYLCDLIYILDITVFQPRLQFVRGGDIVCDTKEMRKNYMKTKRFKFDVASLVPLELFYFRTGINPLLRLPRLLKINSFFEFNERLEAILTKAYVYRVIRTTTYLLYCLHCNACLYYWGSAYKGLGSTKWVYNGKGNSYIRCYYFAVKTLITIGGLPDPTTLFEIVFQLINYFVGVFTFSIMIGQMRDVVGAATASQTYYRTCMDNTIKYMSSYRIPKDVQNRVKTWYNYTWQSQGMLDEQELLTQLPDKMRLDIAIDVNYSIVSKVPLFQGCDQQMIFDMLKSLRSVVYLPGDYVCKKGEVGREMYIIKAGEVQVVGGPDGKTVFVTLSAGSVFGEISLLAVGGGNRRTANVIAHGFANLFILDKKDLNEILVHYPESKKLLRKKARKMLTKGKKPEAKEAVKEPAQVQATPVRPETPKLLRAALEMTEKSSGLKGAMAQVKEKTNKSNVSLQASMSSLLPSPVSTPSATPASSTAFFSTFACFNDNSDLSLSLAEDVPPVAHRHECMPEEEEGGKKV; from the exons ATGTTCAACTGGGTGGTGAAAGTGGTGCCCCATCCCCCTGGATCTCCTCAAACCGATGCAGATATCAAGAATCCTGCTGGG ATTAAACAGGAAGGCTCCAAAAGCAGAGATG CCAAGAGTCCTCCACTGAAGAATACAGGTGATGCTTCAGAGGACAg TCAGTCGCAGGCGGGAGTCTTAGGTTGGCTGTCCAATGGCTTTGCAAGCACCCTGCCTCAGCCCGCTGGCTCCCCTCACCTCGACAGCAAG TCTGTTGTGGATGGAGAAAG GTCCGGAGTGATAGGATGGGTCACTCATAGTCTGACCAAGGTGCTGCCACAACCTGACGACAAGTACAGAGAAGTCAACGATTGCAACCAAGAGGAGCACACGGag GTGTATGAAGTTACAACAATGCCAG ATTATGACCCGCTCCCACAcatcccagtggtggaaatggTATCAGAAGACGAGGCAGAGGAGGAAAGTCAGTCCGTATTCCCCCCAAA CGTGGTGACGTGGATAAAGCAGAAGATCCCTCAACCGATTCTAATCCCTGCCAATTCCGTGCCCATTGAGCCCAAACCCAAAAAGACTCCCCGCTCATCTTTGGACAAAA TTCTTTCTCCACCTCCTGAATCTCTCAGTGGAATCTCACTGGACACTGATAGCAAGGCCTCAGC GGTGGTTGGCTGGTTCGTGTCAGGGCTTGGCTTGAAGCTCCCTCAGCCTGTTCTTCCACTGCAAAATGACACTGAG CCCACGGCAGATGTTCTAAAGAAAG CCTCTACCAAACTCAATCCTGACATGGTGTTAGAAGACGTGGATTCAGACAACGAGGGTCACGACACGTCAGCTCACACGCAGCAGACCGTGGCACAGAGGAGACGGTCCAGTTCTTCCATGCACCTCCACAGGTGTGCTGAGACAAGCCAAGTACCACAATCATCCCATCCGGCTTTGGCTCAAATTCTTCGGGAGGATGCGGAGACCCAGACAGGCCGCTGGACACCGCTCGTTGAAAGCATCAGGCGGGAGGCCGAGGGTGTGGCTTTAGCCACCATGGAGGAACG TTTGCTGCAGGAGCGCGAGGAGATGGCCCTCATAGCCGCAGAAGTGGCGAGACAGGCGGCCGAGATGGCCGTCCGACAGCTGGCCAGCGAGGGTCAGTCCATCAAACTCTCACTGGGGAGCCAAGAACTGCTGGAAGAGCCTGATGCAGA ACTGCAAGTTTTACAACAAGGGAATCATCTAGTCATCATTGC AAAAGAAGAGCTTCTTGTTGTTGAGGAGCAGGAAGAAAGCAACGCTGAAGAGGAAACCATCATTGAAGAAG ACAAAGGAGAGCCCAAAAAGGAGGTCGAGCCACGAGCGATATCCCCATCTCCCCCTCCCGGACCCCAACCAGTGAAGGCCTCTGAGTCGGAGCGTGTTCAACAAGCGGCGGTCCAGAGACAAGAAGAGATTTCACAAGCTGAGCCTGTAACCCAGCAGCCACAAAAAGCTGACAAAGACATTCAAGACGCCAAGACTGATGAAAAA AGGAATGCCACCGAAGACGAGTGTGGGG GCAGTTCTAGACTCAGCCTCCGTCCAGCAGTCACCGTCGAGGATGTCGACTCGCACTGCGAGAAAGCTGGGGATGGAAAAGGGAAGGAACTCCTCACCCCGCAAGATCCTAGACTAACAACCTTGACTGTCCCCGTCGCCCCAACAGGAGGTCGGCAGAG CAAAGGAGATAAAGA TAGGAGGCTGCAATCTCAaagtgaagatgatgatgaggaagCACGCGTCCCGGTCAGAGCCTGGGCCAGCCAGTCCAGCATCCACAGCTTTGATGACCC CTTGCGAGAACGTCCGTCATCGTCCGCCAGTCAGACCAGTACGGCGGTCAATGAGCGCCTTCAGGAGCTGGTCCGCATGTTTAAAGAGAGGACGGAGAAGGCAAAAGAGAAACTCATAGACCCTGACAGCTCTGATGAGGACAGCATCATCCTCT CTCCTCCAAAGGCCCCAGCGCTGCAGCCTGCTCCAGCTACTCAGCCTGTGGACAAGGAAGATGCTGACGAGCTCCCTGGTCCATCAGGAGGAAGAGCCGACAGTGAGGCAGATGAGGAGAAGTCCGACCGTCAGGTGAAATCCACTCGACGGACACGAGCCTCAGCGCGCTTCCGCTTCCCCGCCAGCATCGACCCTTTCACCA ATTTAATGTACGTCCTGTGGATGTTCTTGGTATCTCTAGCGTGGAACTGGAATGTGTGGTTCATCCCAGTGCGTTGGGCTTTCCCCTACCAGACTCCAGGCAATATTTACTACTGGCTGCTGACTGACTACCTTTGTGACCTCATTTACATCCTGGACATCACCGTCTTTCAGCCACGTCTGCAGTTTGTCCGTGGAGGGGACATAGTT TGTGACACAAAAGAAATGAGAAAGAATTACATGAAAACCAAACGTTTCAAG TTTGATGTGGCCAGTCTTGTTCCGCTAGAGCTCTTCTATTTCAGAACTGGCATCAATCCTCTTCTGCGCCTGCCCCGGTTACTCAAG ATCAACTCGTTCTTTGAATTCAATGAGCGTTTAGAGGCCATCTTGACCAAAGCCTACGTCTACAG GGTGATCCGGACCACCACGTATCTTCTCTATTGTCTCCACTGCAACGCCTGCCTCTACTACTGGGGCTCCGCCTACAAAGGATTGGGCTCCACTAAGTGGGTGTACAACGGCAAAGGCAACAG TTACATTCGCTGTTACTACTTTGCGGTAAAGACCCTCATCACCATTGGGGGGCTGCCGGATCCTACCACCCTGTTTGAGATTGTCTTCCAGCTCATCAACTACTTTGTGGGAGTCTTTACCTTTTCTATCATGATTGGCCAG ATGCGTGACGTAGTTGGTGCGGCCACAGCTAGTCAGACATACTACCGTACCTGTATGGACAACACCATTAAATACATGTCTTCATATCGCATCCCCAAAGATGTCCAGAACAGAGTCAAAACCTGGTACAACTACACCTGGCAATCGCAAGGGATGCTGG ACGAGCAAGAGCTGCTGACTCAGTTGCCAGATAAGATGCGTCTAGACATCGCCATAGATGTCAATTACTCCATCGTCAGCAAGGTCCCTCTCTTTCAG GGCTGCGATCAGCAGATGATCTTTGATATGTTAAAGAGCCTGCGCTCAGTTGTCTACCTGCCAGGGGATTATGTCTGCAAAAAG GGTGAGGTCGGTCGGGAGATGTACATCATCAAGGCAGGAGAGGTGCAGGTGGTTGGAGGACCAGATGGGAAGACCGTTTTTGTCACTCTCAGTGCCGGCTCCGTCTTTGGCGAGATTAG TTTGCTCGCAGTGGGCGGGGGCAACAGGCGTACCGCCAACGTGATCGCTCACGGCTTTGCCAATCTCTTCATCCTGGACAAGAAAGACCTGAATGAGATTTTGGTCCACTATCCTGAATCCAAGAAACTGCTGCGCAAGAAAGCCAG AAAGATGCTGACGAAGGGGAAGAAACCTGAGGCCAAAGAAGCAGTCAAGGAGCCTGCCCAGGTCCAGGCCACCCCTGTCAGGCCCGAGACTCCCAAGCTCCTGAGAGCGGCCCTAGAGATGACCGAGAAATCCAGTGGACTCAAAGGGGCCATGGCACAAGTCAAAGAGAAGACTAACAAGTCCAACGTCTCGCTGCAG GCATCCATGTCATCCCTGCTTCCATCCCCCGTTTCCACGCCCTCAGCCACTCCCGCCAGCTCCACCGCATTTTTCTCCACCTTCGCCTGCTTCAATGACAACTCGGACTTGTCGCTTTCCCTCGCGGAGGATGTGCCGCCAGTGGCTCACAGGCACGAGTGTATgcctgaggaggaggagggtgggaAGAAGGTGTGA
- the LOC144053176 gene encoding cyclic nucleotide-gated channel beta-1-like isoform X2, with the protein MFNWVVKVVPHPPGSPQTDADIKNPAGIKQEGSKSRDAKSPPLKNTGDASEDSQSQAGVLGWLSNGFASTLPQPAGSPHLDSKSVVDGERSGVIGWVTHSLTKVLPQPDDKYREVNDCNQEEHTEVYEVTTMPDYDPLPHIPVVEMVSEDEAEEESQSVFPPNVVTWIKQKIPQPILIPANSVPIEPKPKKTPRSSLDKSTYFTFLVLSPPPESLSGISLDTDSKASAVVGWFVSGLGLKLPQPVLPLQNDTEPTADVLKKASTKLNPDMVLEDVDSDNEGHDTSAHTQQTVAQRRRSSSSMHLHRCAETSQVPQSSHPALAQILREDAETQTGRWTPLVESIRREAEGVALATMEERLLQEREEMALIAAEVARQAAEMAVRQLASEGQSIKLSLGSQELLEEPDAELQVLQQGNHLVIIAKEELLVVEEQEESNAEEETIIEEDKGEPKKEVEPRAISPSPPPGPQPVKASESERVQQAAVQRQEEISQAEPVTQQPQKADKDIQDAKTDEKRNATEDECGGSSRLSLRPAVTVEDVDSHCEKAGDGKGKELLTPQDPRLTTLTVPVAPTGGRQSKGDKERLQSQSEDDDEEARVPVRAWASQSSIHSFDDPLRERPSSSASQTSTAVNERLQELVRMFKERTEKAKEKLIDPDSSDEDSIILSPPKAPALQPAPATQPVDKEDADELPGPSGGRADSEADEEKSDRQVKSTRRTRASARFRFPASIDPFTNLMYVLWMFLVSLAWNWNVWFIPVRWAFPYQTPGNIYYWLLTDYLCDLIYILDITVFQPRLQFVRGGDIVCDTKEMRKNYMKTKRFKFDVASLVPLELFYFRTGINPLLRLPRLLKINSFFEFNERLEAILTKAYVYRVIRTTTYLLYCLHCNACLYYWGSAYKGLGSTKWVYNGKGNSYIRCYYFAVKTLITIGGLPDPTTLFEIVFQLINYFVGVFTFSIMIGQMRDVVGAATASQTYYRTCMDNTIKYMSSYRIPKDVQNRVKTWYNYTWQSQGMLDEQELLTQLPDKMRLDIAIDVNYSIVSKVPLFQGCDQQMIFDMLKSLRSVVYLPGDYVCKKGEVGREMYIIKAGEVQVVGGPDGKTVFVTLSAGSVFGEISLLAVGGGNRRTANVIAHGFANLFILDKKDLNEILVHYPESKKLLRKKARKMLTKGKKPEAKEAVKEPAQVQATPVRPETPKLLRAALEMTEKSSGLKGAMAQVKEKTNKSNVSLQASMSSLLPSPVSTPSATPASSTAFFSTFACFNDNSDLSLSLAEDVPPVAHRHECMPEEEEGGKKV; encoded by the exons ATGTTCAACTGGGTGGTGAAAGTGGTGCCCCATCCCCCTGGATCTCCTCAAACCGATGCAGATATCAAGAATCCTGCTGGG ATTAAACAGGAAGGCTCCAAAAGCAGAGATG CCAAGAGTCCTCCACTGAAGAATACAGGTGATGCTTCAGAGGACAg TCAGTCGCAGGCGGGAGTCTTAGGTTGGCTGTCCAATGGCTTTGCAAGCACCCTGCCTCAGCCCGCTGGCTCCCCTCACCTCGACAGCAAG TCTGTTGTGGATGGAGAAAG GTCCGGAGTGATAGGATGGGTCACTCATAGTCTGACCAAGGTGCTGCCACAACCTGACGACAAGTACAGAGAAGTCAACGATTGCAACCAAGAGGAGCACACGGag GTGTATGAAGTTACAACAATGCCAG ATTATGACCCGCTCCCACAcatcccagtggtggaaatggTATCAGAAGACGAGGCAGAGGAGGAAAGTCAGTCCGTATTCCCCCCAAA CGTGGTGACGTGGATAAAGCAGAAGATCCCTCAACCGATTCTAATCCCTGCCAATTCCGTGCCCATTGAGCCCAAACCCAAAAAGACTCCCCGCTCATCTTTGGACAAAAGTACATACTTTACGTTCCTTG TTCTTTCTCCACCTCCTGAATCTCTCAGTGGAATCTCACTGGACACTGATAGCAAGGCCTCAGC GGTGGTTGGCTGGTTCGTGTCAGGGCTTGGCTTGAAGCTCCCTCAGCCTGTTCTTCCACTGCAAAATGACACTGAG CCCACGGCAGATGTTCTAAAGAAAG CCTCTACCAAACTCAATCCTGACATGGTGTTAGAAGACGTGGATTCAGACAACGAGGGTCACGACACGTCAGCTCACACGCAGCAGACCGTGGCACAGAGGAGACGGTCCAGTTCTTCCATGCACCTCCACAGGTGTGCTGAGACAAGCCAAGTACCACAATCATCCCATCCGGCTTTGGCTCAAATTCTTCGGGAGGATGCGGAGACCCAGACAGGCCGCTGGACACCGCTCGTTGAAAGCATCAGGCGGGAGGCCGAGGGTGTGGCTTTAGCCACCATGGAGGAACG TTTGCTGCAGGAGCGCGAGGAGATGGCCCTCATAGCCGCAGAAGTGGCGAGACAGGCGGCCGAGATGGCCGTCCGACAGCTGGCCAGCGAGGGTCAGTCCATCAAACTCTCACTGGGGAGCCAAGAACTGCTGGAAGAGCCTGATGCAGA ACTGCAAGTTTTACAACAAGGGAATCATCTAGTCATCATTGC AAAAGAAGAGCTTCTTGTTGTTGAGGAGCAGGAAGAAAGCAACGCTGAAGAGGAAACCATCATTGAAGAAG ACAAAGGAGAGCCCAAAAAGGAGGTCGAGCCACGAGCGATATCCCCATCTCCCCCTCCCGGACCCCAACCAGTGAAGGCCTCTGAGTCGGAGCGTGTTCAACAAGCGGCGGTCCAGAGACAAGAAGAGATTTCACAAGCTGAGCCTGTAACCCAGCAGCCACAAAAAGCTGACAAAGACATTCAAGACGCCAAGACTGATGAAAAA AGGAATGCCACCGAAGACGAGTGTGGGG GCAGTTCTAGACTCAGCCTCCGTCCAGCAGTCACCGTCGAGGATGTCGACTCGCACTGCGAGAAAGCTGGGGATGGAAAAGGGAAGGAACTCCTCACCCCGCAAGATCCTAGACTAACAACCTTGACTGTCCCCGTCGCCCCAACAGGAGGTCGGCAGAG CAAAGGAGATAAAGA GAGGCTGCAATCTCAaagtgaagatgatgatgaggaagCACGCGTCCCGGTCAGAGCCTGGGCCAGCCAGTCCAGCATCCACAGCTTTGATGACCC CTTGCGAGAACGTCCGTCATCGTCCGCCAGTCAGACCAGTACGGCGGTCAATGAGCGCCTTCAGGAGCTGGTCCGCATGTTTAAAGAGAGGACGGAGAAGGCAAAAGAGAAACTCATAGACCCTGACAGCTCTGATGAGGACAGCATCATCCTCT CTCCTCCAAAGGCCCCAGCGCTGCAGCCTGCTCCAGCTACTCAGCCTGTGGACAAGGAAGATGCTGACGAGCTCCCTGGTCCATCAGGAGGAAGAGCCGACAGTGAGGCAGATGAGGAGAAGTCCGACCGTCAGGTGAAATCCACTCGACGGACACGAGCCTCAGCGCGCTTCCGCTTCCCCGCCAGCATCGACCCTTTCACCA ATTTAATGTACGTCCTGTGGATGTTCTTGGTATCTCTAGCGTGGAACTGGAATGTGTGGTTCATCCCAGTGCGTTGGGCTTTCCCCTACCAGACTCCAGGCAATATTTACTACTGGCTGCTGACTGACTACCTTTGTGACCTCATTTACATCCTGGACATCACCGTCTTTCAGCCACGTCTGCAGTTTGTCCGTGGAGGGGACATAGTT TGTGACACAAAAGAAATGAGAAAGAATTACATGAAAACCAAACGTTTCAAG TTTGATGTGGCCAGTCTTGTTCCGCTAGAGCTCTTCTATTTCAGAACTGGCATCAATCCTCTTCTGCGCCTGCCCCGGTTACTCAAG ATCAACTCGTTCTTTGAATTCAATGAGCGTTTAGAGGCCATCTTGACCAAAGCCTACGTCTACAG GGTGATCCGGACCACCACGTATCTTCTCTATTGTCTCCACTGCAACGCCTGCCTCTACTACTGGGGCTCCGCCTACAAAGGATTGGGCTCCACTAAGTGGGTGTACAACGGCAAAGGCAACAG TTACATTCGCTGTTACTACTTTGCGGTAAAGACCCTCATCACCATTGGGGGGCTGCCGGATCCTACCACCCTGTTTGAGATTGTCTTCCAGCTCATCAACTACTTTGTGGGAGTCTTTACCTTTTCTATCATGATTGGCCAG ATGCGTGACGTAGTTGGTGCGGCCACAGCTAGTCAGACATACTACCGTACCTGTATGGACAACACCATTAAATACATGTCTTCATATCGCATCCCCAAAGATGTCCAGAACAGAGTCAAAACCTGGTACAACTACACCTGGCAATCGCAAGGGATGCTGG ACGAGCAAGAGCTGCTGACTCAGTTGCCAGATAAGATGCGTCTAGACATCGCCATAGATGTCAATTACTCCATCGTCAGCAAGGTCCCTCTCTTTCAG GGCTGCGATCAGCAGATGATCTTTGATATGTTAAAGAGCCTGCGCTCAGTTGTCTACCTGCCAGGGGATTATGTCTGCAAAAAG GGTGAGGTCGGTCGGGAGATGTACATCATCAAGGCAGGAGAGGTGCAGGTGGTTGGAGGACCAGATGGGAAGACCGTTTTTGTCACTCTCAGTGCCGGCTCCGTCTTTGGCGAGATTAG TTTGCTCGCAGTGGGCGGGGGCAACAGGCGTACCGCCAACGTGATCGCTCACGGCTTTGCCAATCTCTTCATCCTGGACAAGAAAGACCTGAATGAGATTTTGGTCCACTATCCTGAATCCAAGAAACTGCTGCGCAAGAAAGCCAG AAAGATGCTGACGAAGGGGAAGAAACCTGAGGCCAAAGAAGCAGTCAAGGAGCCTGCCCAGGTCCAGGCCACCCCTGTCAGGCCCGAGACTCCCAAGCTCCTGAGAGCGGCCCTAGAGATGACCGAGAAATCCAGTGGACTCAAAGGGGCCATGGCACAAGTCAAAGAGAAGACTAACAAGTCCAACGTCTCGCTGCAG GCATCCATGTCATCCCTGCTTCCATCCCCCGTTTCCACGCCCTCAGCCACTCCCGCCAGCTCCACCGCATTTTTCTCCACCTTCGCCTGCTTCAATGACAACTCGGACTTGTCGCTTTCCCTCGCGGAGGATGTGCCGCCAGTGGCTCACAGGCACGAGTGTATgcctgaggaggaggagggtgggaAGAAGGTGTGA